One genomic segment of Kiritimatiella glycovorans includes these proteins:
- a CDS encoding extracellular solute-binding protein has translation MGYSIRDSWKRAAGLILLAGALLGGLLLVRTGVDARDVLGEDEVELRFESYFAFSPSVREMIREFEHLCRRRHEATDGEYPLYKISVQQSANRGESEDPTRFVLSLIGGDPADVVFFGDHVMAKWASIDAFTPLRQYMERDREAWERWQEEKERRGRDVLPPWPGAEAEAPRAEGARALAAIEPIDRGDYFEACWRQATYTDPKTGDADVYGIPCWVNSRALIYNKDILVRHGYTNAAGEARPPRNWDELREMAVGLTERDEQGNMDVVGFIPNYGNAWLYMYGWQNGGRFMSEDRTTVTMDDPPIVDALDYVVDIYDRLGGVQEVNAFGSSFQSGALDPFILGKVAMKIDGVWSVEDLAKYGENLNFGCCPAPMPQEQLDRGREPISWIGGSSYAIPANSDHKQGAWDFIRFLRSRRAQQIRCAAKYYENLAKGQSYIPTQDPNRSHNRWAYEHYVVDNDSLKPELKHAIKVFNDLLPVSKNRPVTPVGQKLWDAQLSATDDAVYHRRTPQEACEYHNAQVQRELNELLYPAPGVTITDWTWFIVLYGAILAALAVWGVRNYRRRDTGGPGTKQWYGGLISAAPWIIGFVALIGGPLLFSIVLSFCRYDVLSPAVFIGLDNFSRMFVEDDLFFKSLGNTVFMIIGVPLGLATGLGMALLLTQKVRGVALWRTLFYIPSIVPHVAASILWIWIFNPSGGLLNQALGIFGLEGPLWLQDPRTAKPALILMSLWAAGGTMIIWIAGLKSISESYYEAAAIDGASAWQKFRFITLPMLTPYILFNLIMGMIITFQVFTQAFIMTGGGPVNSTLFYVYHLFNQAFRYLNMGYAAAMAWFLFLIIAVLTFFQLKASKKWVHYEGG, from the coding sequence ATGGGTTATTCAATCAGGGATTCATGGAAACGCGCGGCGGGTCTGATCCTGCTTGCGGGTGCGTTGCTCGGGGGTCTGCTGCTGGTGCGTACGGGGGTTGACGCCAGGGACGTGCTCGGCGAGGACGAGGTCGAGCTGCGTTTCGAGTCCTACTTCGCCTTCTCGCCCTCGGTGCGCGAGATGATCCGTGAGTTCGAGCATCTCTGCAGGAGGCGTCATGAGGCCACGGACGGCGAGTATCCCCTGTACAAGATCAGCGTCCAGCAGTCGGCCAATCGCGGCGAATCCGAGGATCCCACTCGTTTTGTGCTCAGCCTGATCGGCGGCGACCCGGCGGACGTGGTTTTTTTCGGCGATCATGTGATGGCGAAGTGGGCGTCGATCGACGCCTTCACGCCGCTCCGTCAGTACATGGAACGCGACCGCGAGGCGTGGGAGCGCTGGCAGGAGGAGAAGGAGCGCCGTGGTCGGGACGTCCTTCCCCCGTGGCCGGGCGCGGAGGCTGAAGCGCCTCGTGCGGAGGGGGCGCGGGCGCTGGCGGCGATCGAACCCATTGACCGCGGGGACTATTTCGAGGCGTGCTGGCGGCAGGCCACCTACACCGACCCGAAGACCGGCGATGCGGACGTGTACGGGATTCCCTGCTGGGTGAACAGTCGTGCGCTGATCTACAACAAGGACATCCTGGTCCGCCACGGCTACACCAATGCGGCGGGCGAAGCGCGTCCGCCGCGCAACTGGGATGAACTCAGGGAGATGGCCGTAGGACTCACCGAGCGGGATGAGCAGGGCAACATGGATGTCGTCGGATTTATCCCCAACTACGGGAATGCCTGGCTGTATATGTACGGCTGGCAGAACGGCGGCCGGTTCATGAGCGAAGACCGCACCACGGTCACGATGGACGATCCGCCGATCGTCGATGCGCTGGATTATGTGGTCGATATCTATGACCGCCTCGGTGGGGTGCAGGAGGTCAACGCCTTCGGAAGCTCCTTCCAGTCCGGTGCGTTGGATCCGTTTATCCTCGGCAAGGTGGCGATGAAGATCGACGGCGTGTGGAGCGTCGAGGATCTCGCCAAGTACGGGGAGAACCTCAATTTCGGGTGCTGTCCGGCCCCGATGCCGCAGGAGCAGCTGGACCGGGGGCGGGAACCGATTTCGTGGATCGGAGGGTCGAGTTACGCGATTCCCGCGAACTCCGATCACAAGCAGGGCGCGTGGGACTTTATCCGGTTTCTGCGCAGCCGCCGCGCGCAGCAGATCCGCTGCGCCGCCAAGTACTACGAAAACCTGGCCAAGGGCCAGTCGTATATCCCCACTCAGGACCCCAACCGCAGCCATAACCGATGGGCGTACGAGCACTATGTCGTCGATAACGACAGTCTGAAACCCGAGCTGAAACACGCCATCAAGGTCTTCAACGATCTGCTCCCGGTGTCGAAGAACCGTCCGGTGACGCCGGTCGGGCAGAAGCTCTGGGACGCGCAGCTCTCGGCGACCGATGATGCGGTCTATCACCGCAGGACCCCGCAGGAGGCCTGCGAGTATCACAATGCCCAGGTGCAGCGCGAACTGAATGAATTGCTCTATCCCGCGCCCGGGGTCACGATCACGGACTGGACATGGTTTATCGTGTTGTACGGGGCTATCCTGGCGGCGCTCGCCGTCTGGGGGGTGCGCAATTACCGCCGGCGCGACACCGGAGGGCCGGGAACAAAACAGTGGTATGGCGGGCTCATTTCGGCCGCGCCGTGGATCATAGGGTTTGTCGCCCTGATCGGCGGGCCGTTGCTCTTTTCGATCGTTCTGAGCTTCTGCCGCTACGACGTGCTGAGTCCGGCGGTATTCATCGGCCTGGACAATTTCAGCAGGATGTTTGTCGAGGACGACCTCTTCTTTAAATCGCTCGGGAATACGGTATTCATGATCATCGGCGTCCCGCTCGGCCTCGCGACGGGGCTGGGGATGGCGCTGCTGCTCACGCAGAAAGTCCGCGGCGTCGCCCTCTGGAGGACGCTGTTCTACATCCCGAGCATCGTGCCGCACGTGGCCGCGAGCATTCTCTGGATCTGGATTTTCAACCCTTCGGGCGGACTGCTCAACCAGGCGCTGGGCATCTTCGGCCTCGAAGGCCCGCTGTGGCTGCAGGACCCGCGCACCGCCAAGCCGGCCCTGATCCTCATGAGCCTCTGGGCCGCGGGGGGGACGATGATCATCTGGATCGCGGGGTTGAAGAGCATCAGTGAGTCCTATTACGAGGCGGCGGCGATCGACGGCGCCAGCGCATGGCAGAAGTTCCGCTTCATTACGCTGCCGATGCTGACGCCGTACATCCTCTTCAATCTGATCATGGGCATGATTATCACGTTCCAGGTCTTTACGCAGGCCTTCATCATGACCGGCGGCGGCCCGGTGAACTCGACGCTCTTCTATGTGTACCATCTCTTCAATCAGGCGTTCCGTTATCTGAACATGGGGTATGCGGCGGCGATGGCGTGGTTCCTCTTCCTGATCATTGCCGTGCTCACGTTCTTCCAGCTCAAGGCCTCGAAGAAATGGGTCCATTACGAGGGCGGATAG
- a CDS encoding carbohydrate ABC transporter permease: MLKEPDIKARRMRRFRGVLRTVVLYTLLIGGSALFTVPFVWMIGSSFKVDREMFTEELKILPRRPIPAKRSPYLDARTFSKPEEEVFARARPMIEEILAARPRPEIPMGVIGEKDADELLLPGVFHRLFRTMPLEDWDLSDGELHRRLDVQITPDLLADVAEKARRRLLVGPVRVRSIDLQEKELTEGLSFADFWSVAEGPAELRDARDGRGAVVHYDFSAPGKQRVVLTRRMSIPFEVERLQRLMVAITPDDSWHDLRFEMEMNGRLYRTTRDETTGRIQSRIITLQEHGPADAYNSTRMRLWTPYKQKDSGPEYESRPRTVKLSMIVDENGALGAWGHKLMRNYRKVFDYVPFWQYVLVSVVLLTFNIVGAIFSCSLVAYAFARLEWPGRKLCFAVMLATLMIPPQVTMVPYFLIVKNLGWYNTLTPLWVLNWCANAFNTFLLIQFMRGIPKDLEDSAVIDGCNFLQVYWYVIMPLVKPTLACIAIFTFMAVWNDFMGPLIFISDQQLYPLPLGLYALQVERGTDFGLMMAGSLLMTLPVIVVFFFAQKYFIQGIALTGMKG, encoded by the coding sequence ATGTTGAAAGAACCCGACATAAAGGCCCGGAGAATGCGCAGGTTTCGCGGGGTGCTGCGCACGGTGGTGCTGTACACGCTGCTGATCGGCGGCAGCGCACTGTTCACCGTGCCGTTCGTGTGGATGATCGGCAGCAGTTTCAAGGTGGATCGCGAGATGTTCACCGAGGAATTGAAGATTCTGCCGCGGCGTCCGATTCCCGCGAAACGTTCTCCCTATCTCGATGCGCGCACTTTCAGCAAGCCGGAGGAGGAGGTGTTCGCCAGGGCCCGCCCCATGATTGAGGAGATCCTCGCCGCCCGTCCCCGCCCGGAGATCCCGATGGGCGTGATCGGCGAAAAAGATGCCGACGAGCTTCTGCTGCCGGGCGTGTTCCATCGGCTGTTCCGGACCATGCCGCTCGAGGACTGGGATCTTTCGGACGGCGAGCTGCATCGCAGGCTGGATGTGCAGATCACGCCGGATCTCCTGGCCGATGTGGCGGAAAAGGCGCGCCGGCGCCTGCTGGTGGGGCCGGTGCGGGTGCGCAGCATCGACCTGCAGGAGAAAGAACTGACCGAAGGACTGTCCTTCGCCGATTTCTGGAGCGTGGCCGAGGGTCCCGCCGAACTGCGCGACGCGCGGGACGGGCGCGGGGCGGTGGTGCATTACGACTTCTCCGCGCCCGGTAAACAGCGCGTGGTGCTCACGCGCAGAATGTCGATTCCCTTCGAGGTCGAGCGGCTGCAGCGGCTGATGGTGGCGATCACCCCGGATGATTCGTGGCATGATCTGCGCTTTGAGATGGAGATGAACGGGCGCCTCTACCGGACCACGCGGGACGAGACGACCGGTCGTATCCAGTCGCGCATCATCACACTTCAGGAACACGGCCCCGCGGACGCGTACAATTCCACCCGCATGCGTCTATGGACCCCTTACAAGCAGAAGGATAGCGGGCCGGAGTACGAGTCCCGCCCCCGCACGGTCAAGCTCAGTATGATCGTCGACGAAAACGGCGCGCTGGGGGCCTGGGGCCACAAGCTGATGCGCAACTACCGCAAGGTGTTCGATTACGTCCCCTTCTGGCAGTACGTGCTCGTGAGCGTGGTGCTGCTCACGTTCAATATCGTCGGCGCCATTTTCTCCTGCTCACTGGTGGCCTACGCCTTTGCCCGCCTGGAATGGCCGGGACGCAAGCTGTGCTTTGCCGTGATGCTGGCCACGCTGATGATCCCGCCGCAGGTGACTATGGTTCCCTACTTTCTGATCGTGAAGAACCTGGGCTGGTACAACACCCTCACCCCGCTGTGGGTACTGAACTGGTGCGCGAACGCGTTCAATACGTTCCTGCTGATCCAGTTCATGCGGGGTATTCCCAAGGATCTTGAGGATTCGGCGGTGATAGACGGCTGTAACTTCCTGCAGGTCTACTGGTATGTGATCATGCCGCTGGTGAAACCGACCCTGGCCTGTATCGCGATCTTCACCTTCATGGCGGTGTGGAACGATTTCATGGGGCCGTTGATCTTCATCTCCGACCAGCAGCTCTACCCGCTGCCGCTCGGACTCTACGCCCTGCAGGTGGAACGCGGAACGGACTTCGGACTGATGATGGCCGGCTCACTGCTGATGACCCTTCCGGTGATCGTCGTGTTTTTCTTCGCCCAGAAATACTTTATCCAGGGCATCGCGCTGACGGGGATGAAGGGGTAG
- a CDS encoding helix-turn-helix transcriptional regulator codes for MPILSHELQTRLYEELESLEAESFYLCSPEGHLAGSLREAGVPSGWLNAESPVQSRREAFQESVRWGEPWVFSLLPGLLSWIVPLNDGNDLNGALTGTPRLTADGPQARRECVTNLMAAGCTRAEAEAEAEARPAGDEALARRMADAVFTAFYRISGWRPGILDRNRAEAIRRRKMTDTLYPRDAAPRPVYPLDEERTLLALMKSGDRKGARRILNRLLGSMFARSPDIHILRARATEMMGYLVRAAVEDHPRLSPAIERNYEWMGKIVQAHDFEELTGTVIEALNAFMDSMYLVGASGSSTPVYAALRCIEMRFREPLTLEDVAGAAGLSVSRIAHLTKEVTGRTIVEHLRRRRVEESRRLLEQTDRTCADIALDVGFGEQSYFIRRFRQATGVTPGRYRREMRGDRDD; via the coding sequence ATGCCGATTTTGTCACATGAACTTCAAACCCGCCTTTATGAAGAACTGGAATCTCTGGAGGCGGAATCGTTTTATCTCTGTTCACCGGAGGGGCATCTGGCCGGTTCTCTTCGGGAGGCGGGGGTTCCTTCCGGCTGGCTGAACGCGGAGTCTCCGGTTCAGTCCCGTCGCGAGGCCTTTCAGGAATCCGTCCGCTGGGGTGAACCCTGGGTGTTCAGTCTCCTGCCGGGCCTGCTGAGCTGGATCGTACCGCTCAACGACGGGAACGACCTGAACGGAGCGCTGACCGGCACGCCGCGGCTGACCGCGGACGGACCGCAGGCGCGCCGGGAGTGCGTGACGAACCTGATGGCGGCCGGCTGTACGCGTGCGGAGGCCGAGGCGGAAGCGGAGGCGCGGCCGGCCGGCGACGAAGCCCTGGCGCGGCGCATGGCCGATGCCGTCTTCACCGCCTTCTACCGCATCAGCGGCTGGCGTCCCGGAATCCTCGACCGGAACCGGGCCGAAGCGATCCGGAGGCGGAAGATGACCGACACGCTGTATCCCCGCGACGCGGCACCGCGGCCGGTCTACCCGCTGGACGAGGAGCGCACGCTGCTGGCGCTGATGAAGAGCGGCGACCGCAAGGGGGCGCGGCGCATCCTGAACCGGCTGCTCGGGTCGATGTTTGCGCGCTCGCCGGACATCCACATCCTCCGCGCCCGCGCGACGGAGATGATGGGTTATCTCGTGCGCGCCGCCGTGGAAGATCACCCGCGGCTCAGTCCGGCGATCGAGCGCAACTACGAGTGGATGGGAAAGATCGTGCAGGCGCACGATTTCGAGGAATTGACGGGCACGGTGATCGAGGCGCTCAACGCATTCATGGACAGCATGTACCTCGTGGGCGCCAGCGGATCGAGCACCCCGGTCTATGCCGCGCTGCGCTGTATCGAGATGCGCTTCCGCGAGCCGCTCACGCTGGAGGACGTCGCCGGCGCCGCGGGACTCAGTGTCAGCCGTATTGCACATCTGACCAAGGAGGTGACGGGCCGCACGATTGTCGAACACCTCCGCCGCAGAAGGGTCGAGGAATCGCGCCGCCTGCTGGAGCAGACCGATCGCACCTGCGCCGACATCGCGCTCGACGTCGGTTTCGGCGAACAGAGCTACTTCATCCGCCGCTTCCGGCAGGCCACCGGCGTAACACCGGGGCGGTACCGGCGGGAGATGCGCGGGGATAGAGACGATTAA
- a CDS encoding cobalamin B12-binding domain-containing protein, translated as MAKNEELFQAVTKGKRKDVQEIVQKAVDGGASVEELLMDSMIPAMKEVGDRFSRNEAYVPEMLIAARAMQAGLDIIDPILAEQGHEPKGRVVIGTVKGDLHDIGKNLVTMMVKGAGYHVEDIGVDCDVEKYKKAVEDTGSKAVLLSALLTTTMPYMKEVVEAFKDSDVKVVIGGAPVTQEYADEIGADGYSSDANLAVSEVDRVLGLS; from the coding sequence ATGGCCAAGAATGAAGAACTGTTCCAGGCGGTGACGAAGGGGAAGCGCAAAGACGTGCAGGAGATCGTGCAGAAGGCGGTCGACGGGGGCGCGTCGGTAGAAGAGCTTCTGATGGACTCGATGATTCCCGCGATGAAAGAGGTCGGCGACCGCTTCTCGCGGAACGAGGCCTATGTGCCGGAAATGCTGATCGCGGCGCGCGCAATGCAGGCGGGGCTGGATATTATCGATCCGATCCTCGCCGAGCAGGGCCACGAGCCGAAGGGCCGCGTGGTGATCGGCACGGTCAAGGGCGACCTGCACGATATCGGTAAGAACCTGGTGACGATGATGGTGAAGGGCGCGGGGTACCATGTCGAGGACATCGGCGTGGACTGCGATGTAGAGAAGTATAAGAAGGCCGTCGAAGATACCGGATCCAAGGCGGTCCTGCTCAGCGCTCTGCTGACGACCACGATGCCGTACATGAAGGAAGTCGTCGAGGCGTTCAAGGATTCGGACGTCAAGGTGGTCATCGGCGGCGCTCCCGTCACGCAGGAGTATGCCGACGAGATCGGGGCCGACGGTTATTCGAGCGACGCCAACCTGGCCGTGAGCGAAGTCGATCGCGTACTCGGCCTGAGCTGA
- a CDS encoding nucleoside deaminase, with the protein MDMRFLREAIRLSREKMEADEGGPFGAVIVRGDRILSRGWNRVTRANDPTAHAEICAIRAACSALDRFDLSGCTLYASCEPCPMCLGAIYWARLDAVVFAATRRDAADAGFDDAFVYRDLSQPIEARAIPFRQALREEALPVLEAWTRKEDRVDY; encoded by the coding sequence ATGGACATGAGATTTCTACGAGAGGCGATTCGCCTGTCGCGCGAGAAGATGGAGGCGGACGAAGGAGGCCCTTTCGGCGCGGTGATCGTGCGCGGGGACCGGATCCTCTCCCGCGGATGGAACCGGGTGACCCGCGCGAACGATCCTACGGCGCACGCCGAGATCTGCGCCATCCGTGCCGCATGCTCCGCGCTCGACCGCTTCGACCTCTCCGGCTGCACGCTCTACGCGAGCTGCGAGCCCTGCCCCATGTGCCTCGGCGCGATCTACTGGGCCCGGCTCGACGCGGTCGTGTTCGCTGCGACGCGTCGGGACGCGGCCGACGCGGGGTTTGACGATGCGTTCGTCTACCGGGATCTTTCGCAACCGATCGAGGCGCGAGCCATCCCGTTCAGGCAGGCCCTCCGTGAGGAGGCCCTGCCGGTGCTGGAGGCGTGGACGCGCAAAGAAGATCGGGTCGACTACTAG
- a CDS encoding uroporphyrinogen decarboxylase family protein, translating to MNARERVLAVLNRETPDRVPVDLWLAPELVEKFKRRLEVGDELDIYRELDVDKIAWLGIPYKGRMIKDPNEQVDVNHWGVKFRKVNANEKTEYSEVSFRPLEAMEDPSALEDYPWPDPGDFDYEAAAREARQLASEFVTLGPWVSLFEVYCMMRSLEQALMDTVAEPEFLHAALDKIAWSQGEMLRRFLDAAGDATDMVFISDDVGMQQNLLISPQAFDEFLFPRLKNWCDMIHDHGARVFFHTDGAAEPLIPRLIEAGVDVLNPIQHVCPGMDRESLKAQYGDRLIFHGGVENQQTLPFGTPEEVARETHECLEKLGPDGYIPCSCHFAQADTPEENILALVRTVREFRV from the coding sequence ATGAACGCGAGAGAGCGGGTACTGGCGGTGCTGAACAGGGAAACCCCGGACCGGGTTCCGGTCGATCTGTGGCTGGCACCGGAGCTGGTGGAGAAGTTCAAGCGGCGGCTGGAAGTCGGGGATGAACTCGACATCTACCGAGAGCTGGACGTGGACAAGATCGCCTGGCTGGGCATTCCTTATAAGGGCCGGATGATCAAGGATCCCAACGAGCAGGTCGACGTCAACCACTGGGGCGTCAAGTTCCGGAAGGTCAACGCCAACGAGAAGACCGAGTACAGCGAGGTTTCATTCCGGCCGCTGGAAGCTATGGAAGACCCTTCGGCGCTGGAGGATTACCCGTGGCCCGACCCCGGCGACTTCGATTACGAGGCCGCGGCACGGGAGGCGAGACAGCTCGCCTCGGAGTTCGTCACGCTGGGCCCCTGGGTTTCGCTGTTCGAGGTCTACTGCATGATGCGCTCGCTTGAACAGGCGCTGATGGACACGGTGGCCGAGCCGGAATTCCTGCACGCCGCGCTCGACAAAATCGCGTGGTCGCAGGGCGAGATGCTGCGCCGCTTTCTGGACGCGGCGGGGGACGCGACCGATATGGTATTCATCAGCGACGACGTGGGCATGCAGCAGAATCTACTGATATCCCCGCAGGCCTTCGACGAGTTCCTCTTTCCGAGGCTGAAGAACTGGTGCGACATGATCCACGACCATGGCGCGCGCGTGTTCTTCCATACCGACGGGGCCGCGGAACCGCTGATCCCGCGCCTGATCGAGGCGGGCGTCGACGTCCTCAATCCGATCCAGCACGTCTGTCCCGGCATGGACCGCGAGTCCTTGAAGGCCCAATACGGGGACAGACTCATCTTTCACGGCGGCGTCGAAAACCAGCAGACCCTGCCCTTCGGAACACCGGAGGAAGTGGCGCGGGAGACGCATGAGTGCCTCGAAAAGCTGGGGCCCGACGGCTACATCCCGTGCTCCTGCCACTTCGCGCAGGCCGACACGCCGGAAGAGAACATCCTGGCACTGGTGCGCACAGTCCGGGAGTTCAGGGTCTAG
- a CDS encoding helix-turn-helix domain-containing protein, translating into MRGIAPERQITKRPNIPRAARRLASTGLAFEYFRAFSQSTHQYHTHPFVEVLFVLNGTFRHVTADRTYDETRGGVTILNYHQYHTLKTPRGPVELMNLYWDRRRYPAPPLPPSLDRRLHDLIPSHPMLGHRLNRVVHLQLAEPDRPLQLLAMLYAEQERPADGSETAIESLFRLLLIELCRAAPAVVPEHTESIDTPVERVRVYLDEHFNEAVPLDDLCAVARLRRANLCRRFKRYTGLTTGAYLRQRRLAEAVRRLRTTDDKIAVVCLESGFSDLSNFNRLFRQVFGCTPSAFRNEAEECTPLRVEGRR; encoded by the coding sequence ATGAGGGGAATCGCCCCCGAACGTCAGATCACCAAACGCCCCAACATCCCGAGGGCCGCGCGCCGGCTGGCGTCGACCGGACTCGCCTTTGAATACTTCCGGGCGTTCAGCCAGAGCACGCACCAGTATCACACCCACCCGTTCGTCGAAGTGCTCTTCGTGCTGAACGGAACCTTCCGGCACGTCACGGCGGATCGGACGTATGATGAGACGCGCGGAGGCGTGACGATCCTGAATTATCACCAGTACCACACGCTGAAGACCCCGCGCGGTCCGGTGGAGCTGATGAATCTGTATTGGGATCGGCGCCGCTATCCCGCTCCCCCCCTGCCGCCTTCGCTGGACCGGCGTCTGCATGATCTTATCCCGTCCCACCCGATGCTCGGTCACCGCCTGAACCGGGTCGTCCACCTTCAGCTCGCCGAGCCGGATCGTCCTCTTCAGCTTCTGGCCATGCTGTACGCGGAACAGGAACGCCCCGCCGATGGAAGCGAAACGGCGATCGAATCGCTCTTCCGGCTTCTCCTCATCGAGTTGTGCCGCGCTGCTCCGGCCGTCGTCCCGGAGCATACGGAATCTATCGATACGCCGGTCGAACGCGTACGGGTCTATCTGGACGAGCATTTCAACGAGGCCGTTCCGCTTGATGACCTGTGCGCCGTCGCCCGATTGCGCCGCGCCAACCTCTGCCGACGGTTCAAACGCTACACCGGTCTCACCACGGGGGCGTATCTTCGGCAGCGGCGATTGGCGGAGGCCGTGCGCAGGCTTCGTACGACGGACGATAAAATCGCCGTGGTGTGTCTCGAGAGCGGGTTTTCCGATCTCTCCAATTTCAACCGGCTCTTTCGACAGGTATTCGGATGTACCCCCTCGGCCTTTCGCAATGAAGCCGAAGAGTGCACTCCCTTGAGGGTTGAGGGGCGACGGTAA
- the thyX gene encoding FAD-dependent thymidylate synthase — translation MGAVSIAVELVGHTPDAEALVASAARLCYAGGDEHPFDAGAAQREGMIGFLRSMGHLSPLEHAVFSFYIHGVSRAMSHQLVRHRLASYSQRSQRYVAHDRFDYVIPPSMEGRLVNTPEGESRDAVEYFEETMALLAERYRLLGDALEGSGEERRQDARYLLPNACETRIAVTMNARVLMHFFEERLCRRAQWEIREVAGQMLARVKDVCPALFAGCGPKCLRYGRCPEGAKGCGRYHEMRRYYLNAEGDDEGGS, via the coding sequence ATGGGGGCGGTATCCATAGCGGTTGAACTGGTCGGGCACACCCCGGACGCGGAGGCGCTCGTCGCATCGGCGGCCCGGCTCTGTTACGCGGGGGGTGACGAGCATCCGTTCGATGCCGGCGCCGCGCAACGTGAGGGCATGATCGGCTTTCTGCGCAGCATGGGACACCTGAGTCCGCTCGAACACGCGGTTTTCTCGTTTTACATCCACGGCGTTTCGAGGGCGATGAGTCATCAATTGGTCCGTCATCGGCTGGCGAGCTATTCTCAGCGAAGCCAGCGTTACGTGGCGCACGACCGCTTCGATTACGTGATTCCTCCCTCCATGGAGGGCCGCCTCGTGAATACTCCGGAGGGGGAATCGCGCGATGCGGTGGAGTATTTCGAGGAGACCATGGCCCTGCTCGCCGAACGGTATCGCCTTCTGGGGGACGCCTTGGAGGGCTCGGGAGAGGAGCGCCGTCAGGATGCGCGCTACCTCCTGCCCAACGCCTGTGAAACACGCATCGCGGTGACGATGAATGCGCGCGTGCTGATGCACTTTTTCGAGGAGCGGCTCTGCCGCCGGGCGCAATGGGAGATTCGTGAGGTCGCCGGGCAGATGCTCGCCCGGGTCAAGGACGTGTGTCCTGCTTTGTTCGCGGGCTGTGGCCCGAAGTGTCTGCGTTACGGGCGCTGTCCGGAGGGGGCGAAGGGTTGTGGACGGTATCACGAGATGCGGCGGTATTACCTGAATGCGGAGGGAGACGATGAAGGGGGATCTTAA
- a CDS encoding homocysteine S-methyltransferase family protein, giving the protein MKGDLKTAWAEGKPLLCDGAMGTMLQAAGLQPGECPERWCVDRPDDVRAIYRAYRDAGSDIVECNSFGGSRYKLRFHGLESRAHEINEAAASLARDVAGEEGIVLATIGPTGEFMEPYGTETEEAFVEAFAEQAEAFASGGADAVIVETMTGLEEAGAAVRAVREHSDLIVLVSFTFDPQLHGGFATMMGVTPEQFAGEMASLGVDAIGTNCGNGPEGIIEVVRQLRAASGLPIIAMPNAGMPVIEDGHTVFKATPGEMAIAVPRLIDAGANIIGGCCGTTPEHIAAMRRTMDA; this is encoded by the coding sequence ATGAAGGGGGATCTTAAAACGGCCTGGGCGGAGGGCAAACCGCTGTTGTGCGATGGCGCCATGGGAACGATGCTTCAGGCGGCCGGTCTTCAGCCCGGCGAATGCCCGGAACGTTGGTGTGTGGACCGCCCGGATGACGTGCGGGCGATCTATCGCGCCTATCGCGATGCGGGCAGCGATATCGTCGAATGCAATTCCTTCGGGGGGTCGCGTTACAAACTCCGCTTTCACGGACTCGAATCACGCGCGCATGAGATCAACGAGGCCGCGGCGAGTCTCGCCCGTGACGTGGCGGGCGAAGAGGGAATCGTGCTGGCGACGATTGGCCCCACGGGCGAATTTATGGAACCCTACGGCACGGAAACGGAGGAGGCGTTCGTCGAGGCCTTCGCGGAACAGGCGGAGGCCTTCGCCTCGGGCGGCGCGGATGCGGTGATCGTCGAGACGATGACCGGGCTCGAAGAGGCCGGGGCCGCGGTCCGCGCCGTGCGCGAGCACAGCGATCTGATTGTCCTGGTGAGTTTTACCTTCGACCCCCAGTTGCACGGAGGATTTGCGACCATGATGGGTGTCACGCCGGAACAGTTCGCCGGGGAGATGGCGTCCCTGGGCGTCGATGCGATCGGGACCAATTGCGGGAACGGTCCGGAGGGGATCATCGAGGTCGTCCGGCAGCTTCGCGCCGCATCCGGCCTCCCGATCATCGCGATGCCGAACGCCGGGATGCCGGTCATAGAGGACGGGCATACGGTCTTTAAGGCTACGCCCGGGGAGATGGCCATCGCCGTGCCGCGCCTGATCGACGCCGGCGCGAACATCATCGGAGGGTGTTGCGGCACGACGCCGGAGCACATCGCCGCGATGCGGCGTACCATGGATGCGTAG